In one window of Bos taurus isolate L1 Dominette 01449 registration number 42190680 breed Hereford chromosome 15, ARS-UCD2.0, whole genome shotgun sequence DNA:
- the LRRC32 gene encoding transforming growth factor beta activator LRRC32 isoform X1, with translation MSHQILLLLAVLTLGLATSQHRDKVPCRKVDKEVWCQGRGLLQVPSVLSRDIEVLNLSRNQLRSILALPLGFYTALRHLDLSANEISFLQPGVFQALPHLEHLNLAHNHLAVGTALNTGGLGPLLHLTSLDLSGNSLYSGLVEQLLGEAPALRTLSLAENSLTRLGRRTFLSTPALERLDLHSNVLMDIEDGAFEALPRLVHLNLSRNSLTCISDFSLQQLRVLDLSCNSIEAFQTAEPRAEYQLAWLDLRENKLLHFPDLSALPRLIYLNASNNLIRLPAEPPRGGAEGLHAPSEGWSSLPLSNPSRNTSTQPLSQLLNLDLSYNEIELVPEGFLEPLTSLRSLNLSRNCLRAFEAQPGSLPCLTLLDISHNALETLELGARALGSLRTLLLQDNALRDLPLYTFTSLASLQRLNLQGNRLSPCGGPAEPGPSGCVAFSGISSLRVLNLADNEMEILQAGAFLHTPLAELDLSSNPGLDVAPGALAGLEGSLEVLALQGNGLAVLQVDLPCFSCLKRLNLAENRLSRLPAWTQAVSLEVLDLRNNSFSLLPGSAMGGLENSLRRLYLQGNPLSCCGNGWLAAQLHQGRVDVDATQDLICRFGSQEEVSLSHVRPEDCEKGGLKNINLIIILTFAVVSAILLTTLATCCCVRRQKFSQQYKA, from the exons ATGAGCCACCAGATTCTGCTGCTTCTGGCCGTGCTGACCCTGGGCCTGGCTACCTCCCAACACCGAGACAAGGTGCCCTGTAGGAAG gtggacaaggaggtctggtgCCAGGGCCGTGGCCTGCTCCAGGTCCCCTCGGTGCTCTCACGGGACATCGAGGTCCTCAACTTATCTAGGAACCAGCTGCGGAGCATCCTGGCCTTGCCCCTGGGCTTCTACACGGCACTTCGTCACCTGGACCTGAGCGCCAACGAGATCAGCTTCCTCCAGCCAGGGGTCTTCCAGGCCCTGCCCCACCTGGAGCACCTCAACCTGGCCCACAACCACCTGGCGGTGGGCACAGCGCTGAATACTGGGGGACTGGGCCCCCTGCTGCACCTGACGTCCTTGGACCTGTCGGGGAACAGCCTGTACAGCGGCCTGGTGGAGCAGCTGCTGGGGGAGGCGCCCGCCCTGCGCACTCTCTCACTGGCGGAGAACAGCCTGACGCGCCTGGGCCGCCGCACCTTCTTGAGCACACCCGCGCTGGAGCGGCTGGACCTTCACAGCAACGTGCTGATGGACATCGAAGACGGTGCCTTTGAGGCCTTGCCCCGCCTGGTGCACCTCAACCTCTCCAGGAACTCCCTCACCTGCATCTCCGATTTCAGCCTCCAGCAGCTGCGCGTCCTGGATCTGAGCTGCAACAGTATTGAGGCCTTTCAGACGGCGGAGCCGAGGGCCGAGTACCAGCTCGCCTGGCTCGACCTGCGGGAGAACAAACTGCTCCACTTTCCCGACCTGAGCGCACTCCCGAGACTCATTTACCTGAACGCGTCCAACAACCTCATCCGGCTCCCTGCGGAGCCACCCCGGGGTGGAGCCGAGGGCCTCCATGCGCCTTCCGAGGGCTGGTCATCCTTGCCCCTCTCCAACCCCAGCCGCAATACCAGCACCCAACCCCTCTCCCAGCTCTTGAATCTGGATTTGAGCTACAATGAGATTGAGCTCGTCCCGGAGGGCTTTCTTGAGCCCCTGACCTCACTGCGCTCCCTGAACCTCAGCCGGAACTGTTTGCGGGCCTTTGAGGCCCAGCCCGGCTCCCTGCCCTGCCTGACGCTTCTGGACATCAGCCACAATGCGCTGGAGACTCTGGAGCTGGGCGCCAGGGCCCTGGGGTCCCTGCGGACGCTGCTTTTACAGGACAATGCCCTGCGGGACCTGCCCCTGTACACCTTCACCAGCCTGGCCAGTCTGCAGAGGCTTAACTTGCAGGGGAACCGGCTCAGCCCCTGCGGGGGCCCAGCTGAACCTGGACCCTCGGGTTGCGTGGCCTTCTCTGGTATCTCCTCCCTCCGTGTCCTGAACCTGGCGGACAATGAGATGGAGATACTGCAGGCAGGTGCCTTCCTCCACACGCCACTGGCCGAGCTGGACCTCTCCTCTAACCCTGGGCTGGATGTGGCCCCAGGGGCCTTGGCGGGCCTGGAGGGCTCCTTGGAGGTCCTGGCCCTGCAGGGCAATGGGCTGGCCGTCCTGCAGGTGGACCTGCCCTGCTTCAGCTGCCTCAAGCGGCTCAATCTGGCTGAGAACCGCCTGAGCCGCCTACCTGCCTGGACACAGGCCGTGTCCCTGGAGGTGCTGGATCTGAGGAACAACAGCTTCAGCCTCCTTCCGGGCAGTGCCATGGGCGGCCTGGAAAACAGCCTGCGGCGCCTCTACCTGCAGGGGAACCCGCTCAGCTGCTGCGGCAATGGCTGGCTGGCGGCCCAGCTGCACCAGGGCCGTGTGGACGTGGATGCCACCCAGGACCTGATCTGCCGCTTTGGCTCTCAGGAGGAGGTGTCCCTGAGTCACGTGCGTCCCGAGGACTGTGAGAAGGGGGGTCTCAAGAATATCAACCTCATCATCATTCTCACCTTTGCAGTGGTGTCCGCCATCCTGCTCACCACGCTGGCCACCTGCTGCTGTGTGCGGCGGCAGAAGTTCAGCCAACAGTACAAAGCCTAG